In a single window of the Bacillus rossius redtenbacheri isolate Brsri chromosome 8, Brsri_v3, whole genome shotgun sequence genome:
- the LOC134535413 gene encoding uncharacterized protein LOC134535413 yields MPLQQLLSWHGGMPLQQLLSWHGGMPLPQLLSWHGGMPLQQLLSWHGGMPLQQLLSWHGGMPLQQLLSWHGGMPLQQLLSWHGGMPLPQLLSWHGGMPLQQLLSWHGGMPLLQLLSWHGGMPLPQLLSWHGGMPLPQLLSWHGGMPLPQLLSWHGGMPLQQLLSWLGGMPLPQLLSWHGGMPLPQLLSWHGGMPLPQLLSWHGGMPLQQLLSWLGGMPLPQLLSWHGGMPLPQLLSWHGGMPLPQLLSWHGGMPLQQLLSWLGGMPLPQLLSWHGGMPLPQLLSWHGGMPLPQLLSWHGGMPLPQLLSWHGGMPLPQLLSWHGGMPLPQLLSWHGGMPLPQLLSWHGGMPLQQLLSWHGGMPLQQLLSWHGGMPLPQLLSWHGGMPLQQLLSWHGGMPLPQLLSWHGGMPLPQLLSWHGRM; encoded by the coding sequence ATGCCCCTCCAGCAGCTACTGTCGTGGCACGGCGGGATGCCCCTccaacagctactgtcgtggcacGGCGGGATGCCCCTCCCGCAGCTACTGTCGTGGCACGGCGGGATGCCCCTCCAGCAGCTACTGTCGTGGCACGGCGGGATGCCCCTCCAGCAGCTACTGTCGTGGCACGGCGGGATGCCCCTCCAGCAGCTACTGTCGTGGCACGGCGGGATGCCCCTCCAGCAGCTACTGTCGTGGCACGGCGGGATGCCCCTCCCGCAGCTACTGTCGTGGCACGGCGGGATGCCCCTCCAGCAGCTACTGTCGTGGCACGGCGGGATGCCCCTCCTGCAGCTACTGTCGTGGCACGGCGGGATGCCCCTCCCGCAGCTTCTGTCGTGGCACGGCGGGATGCCCCTCCCGCAGCTACTGTCGTGGCACGGCGGGATGCCCCTCCCGCAGCTTCTGTCGTGGCACGGCGGGATGCCCCTCCAGCAGCTACTGTCGTGGCTCGGCGGGATGCCCCTCCCGCAGCTACTGTCGTGGCACGGCGGGATGCCCCTCCCGCAGCTACTGTCGTGGCACGGCGGGATGCCCCTCCCGCAGCTACTGTCGTGGCACGGCGGGATGCCCCTCCAGCAGCTACTGTCGTGGCTCGGCGGGATGCCCCTCCCGCAGCTACTGTCGTGGCACGGCGGGATGCCCCTCCCGCAGCTACTGTCGTGGCACGGCGGGATGCCCCTCCCGCAGCTACTGTCGTGGCACGGCGGGATGCCCCTCCAGCAGCTACTGTCGTGGCTCGGCGGGATGCCCCTCCCGCAGCTACTGTCGTGGCACGGCGGGATGCCCCTCCCGCAGCTACTGTCGTGGCACGGCGGGATGCCCCTCCCGCAGCTACTGTCGTGGCACGGCGGGATGCCCCTCCCGCAGCTACTGTCGTGGCACGGCGGGATGCCCCTCCCGCAGCTACTGTCGTGGCACGGCGGGATGCCCCTCCCGCAGCTACTGTCGTGGCACGGCGGGATGCCCCTCCCGCAGCTACTGTCGTGGCACGGCGGGATGCCCCTCCAGCAGCTACTGTCGTGGCACGGCGGGATGCCCCTCCAGCAGCTACTGTCGTGGCACGGCGGGATGCCCCTCCCGCAGCTACTGTCGTGGCACGGCGGGATGCCCCTCCAGCAGCTACTGTCGTGGCACGGCGGGATGCCCCTCCCGCAGCTTCTGTCGTGGCACGGCGGGATGCCCCTCCCGCAGCTACTGTCGTGGCACGGCAGGATGTAG